From the Butyrivibrio fibrisolvens genome, one window contains:
- the lepB gene encoding signal peptidase I, which produces MGDNNSTFRKVIKEIASTLIYIASVILITFLFITFVAQRTEVSGHSMMNTLQDKDSLIVSKISYEIGDPERFDIVVFPHVDALGNSTYFIKRIIGMPGETVKIDLDGNIYINGQILVESYGREVIKNPGVAYEGVTLGPDEYFVMGDNRNDSMDSRYEDVGNIKRDELVGKAWLRIYPFDSFGIVK; this is translated from the coding sequence ATGGGAGATAATAACAGTACATTTCGTAAGGTGATCAAAGAGATAGCATCAACACTTATTTATATAGCTTCTGTGATCCTTATCACATTCTTATTTATAACTTTCGTGGCTCAGAGGACAGAAGTTAGCGGACATTCTATGATGAATACCCTTCAGGACAAGGATTCTTTGATAGTATCCAAGATTTCGTATGAGATCGGAGATCCTGAGAGATTCGATATCGTAGTATTTCCACACGTAGATGCTCTGGGTAACAGTACCTATTTTATCAAAAGAATTATAGGTATGCCTGGGGAGACAGTTAAGATAGACCTTGATGGTAATATCTATATTAATGGCCAGATTCTTGTAGAAAGCTATGGACGTGAAGTTATCAAAAATCCCGGAGTTGCCTATGAAGGTGTGACCTTGGGGCCTGATGAGTACTTTGTAATGGGAGATAATCGTAATGACTCCATGGACTCAAGATACGAAGATGTAGGCAATATAAAAAGAGATGAGCTTGTAGGCAAGGCATGGCTTAGAATATATCCTTTTGACAGCTTTGGAATTGTAAAATAA
- a CDS encoding YraN family protein, whose protein sequence is MNKHEFGMRGEDIACKYIEEHGGRILERNYRFKGGEIDVIYRDGNYIVFGEIKYRSGSTFGIAEEAVDYKKQRTISRGCDFYCLRHKLDESTPVRFDVIGLNINEGQNSVRIHYVKNAFEYIPIKNKKW, encoded by the coding sequence ATGAATAAACATGAATTCGGAATGAGGGGGGAAGATATCGCCTGCAAATATATAGAGGAGCATGGTGGACGGATCCTTGAAAGAAATTACCGCTTCAAAGGCGGTGAGATAGATGTTATCTATAGAGATGGCAATTATATAGTATTTGGTGAGATCAAGTACAGGTCAGGCAGCACTTTTGGTATAGCTGAGGAAGCTGTAGATTATAAAAAGCAGCGGACTATATCAAGAGGCTGCGATTTTTATTGCCTTAGACATAAACTGGATGAATCAACGCCGGTAAGATTTGATGTTATAGGACTCAATATCAATGAAGGACAAAATTCTGTCAGAATTCATTATGTCAAGAATGCATTTGAATATATACCTATAAAAAATAAAAAATGGTAA
- the udp gene encoding uridine phosphorylase produces the protein MIDYTEGSGLQYHIGVSSEMVGEYVILPGDPGRCEKIAAFFEDAKKVGQNREFTTYTGMLAGHKVSVTSTGIGGPSAAICMEELARCGVKTFIRVGTCGGMQTNVLGGDLIIANGAVRMEGTSKEYAPIEFPAVADFEVTRALVDAAEAKEYPYHVGVVECKDSFYGQHEPEKKPVSYELENKWKAWMRCGVLASEMESAALYTVAPILKVKCGTILLTVANQERAKLGLPNPQVHDTGKAIEIAVDAIKRLIESEDKK, from the coding sequence ATGATTGATTATACCGAAGGATCAGGACTGCAGTATCATATTGGCGTAAGTTCTGAAATGGTAGGAGAGTATGTTATTCTTCCCGGAGATCCGGGACGTTGCGAGAAGATCGCAGCATTTTTTGAAGATGCTAAGAAAGTCGGACAGAACCGTGAGTTTACTACTTATACAGGAATGCTTGCAGGACATAAGGTAAGCGTAACTTCTACAGGTATAGGCGGACCTTCCGCAGCTATCTGTATGGAAGAGCTTGCCAGATGCGGTGTTAAGACCTTTATCAGAGTTGGTACATGCGGTGGTATGCAGACCAATGTTTTGGGCGGTGACCTTATCATCGCAAACGGCGCTGTAAGAATGGAAGGAACAAGTAAGGAATATGCTCCTATTGAGTTCCCTGCAGTAGCTGATTTTGAAGTTACAAGAGCTCTTGTTGATGCTGCTGAAGCCAAGGAATATCCTTATCATGTAGGTGTTGTAGAATGTAAGGATTCATTCTATGGACAGCACGAGCCTGAGAAGAAGCCTGTATCTTATGAGCTTGAGAATAAGTGGAAAGCATGGATGAGATGCGGAGTACTTGCTTCCGAGATGGAGTCTGCTGCGCTTTATACTGTTGCGCCAATACTTAAGGTTAAGTGCGGAACTATCCTTCTTACAGTAGCTAATCAGGAGAGAGCTAAGCTTGGTCTTCCTAACCCTCAGGTACATGATACCGGCAAGGCAATAGAGATAGCAGTAGATGCTATAAAGCGCCTTATTGAGAGCGAAGATAAGAAGTAA
- the rimM gene encoding ribosome maturation factor RimM (Essential for efficient processing of 16S rRNA) — protein MPYTQKFQVGVIASTHGIRGEVNVFPTTDDPKRFKLLKEVTMESEREGAVLLHVQSVRFFKKFVIVKFKEYDDINQVERFRGNILTVPREQAVKLEEGEYYIQDLIGIDIVDEDGNKLGKLIDVLQTGANDVYEMERADGGPNVLIPAIKQCILDVNIDTNTMKIHVMDGLM, from the coding sequence ATGCCATATACACAGAAATTCCAAGTTGGTGTAATTGCATCTACCCATGGAATACGAGGAGAAGTTAACGTATTTCCGACAACTGATGATCCTAAGCGTTTTAAGCTTTTAAAAGAAGTGACTATGGAAAGCGAGCGTGAGGGAGCAGTTCTTCTTCATGTACAGAGCGTCAGATTCTTTAAGAAGTTTGTTATCGTCAAATTCAAAGAATATGATGATATCAACCAGGTGGAAAGATTCCGCGGCAATATACTGACTGTTCCAAGGGAGCAGGCTGTTAAGCTTGAAGAAGGCGAATATTATATTCAGGATCTTATAGGTATTGACATAGTCGATGAAGATGGCAATAAGCTTGGTAAGCTTATCGATGTACTTCAGACAGGTGCCAATGATGTGTATGAGATGGAGAGAGCTGATGGCGGCCCTAATGTTCTCATTCCGGCTATCAAGCAGTGCATTCTTGATGTTAATATCGACACCAATACTATGAAGATACATGTAATGGACGGACTTATGTAA
- the yfbR gene encoding 5'-deoxynucleotidase, translated as MNNDTYTFFATVSRMKYIERWALMRNSRPENLSEHSCEVAMIAHVLCTIGNVRYGHKLDANMAALIGLYHDTTEIITGDLPTPVKYYNSSIQHAYKEVEKIAEDQLLKRLPEDIRPVYEKIYKGAGTQEEEYMQGLIKAADKISALIKCIEEERSGNTEFRTAKETTQKSINELQAKYPEVLDFVNEFLPPYGRTLDELSD; from the coding sequence ATGAATAATGACACTTATACATTTTTTGCCACAGTATCCAGAATGAAGTATATAGAGCGCTGGGCACTTATGAGAAACTCAAGACCAGAGAATCTGTCTGAGCATTCCTGCGAAGTTGCCATGATAGCGCATGTGCTGTGTACTATTGGCAATGTCAGATACGGCCACAAGCTTGATGCTAACATGGCAGCTCTTATAGGCCTGTATCATGACACAACAGAGATCATAACAGGAGACCTTCCAACACCTGTCAAATACTACAATTCAAGTATCCAGCATGCTTATAAAGAAGTTGAGAAGATCGCAGAAGATCAGCTTCTAAAAAGACTCCCCGAGGATATACGTCCTGTATATGAAAAGATATACAAAGGCGCCGGAACTCAGGAAGAAGAGTATATGCAAGGGCTCATAAAGGCTGCAGATAAGATATCAGCTCTTATCAAGTGTATAGAAGAGGAGCGAAGCGGCAATACAGAGTTCAGGACGGCTAAGGAGACAACTCAGAAATCGATCAATGAGCTTCAGGCCAAGTATCCGGAAGTACTTGATTTTGTCAATGAATTCCTTCCGCCATATGGAAGAACACTTGACGAACTTAGCGACTGA
- a CDS encoding flagellar hook-length control protein FliK, translated as MPGSLTVGPGGQIQGSPQVSRTSEIAVISKGQEQLRSLSAGDSLSGKVVSVMKGLDGSRTAQIDLGNNTLVDAKLQNGMQLSTGQVVSFSVKSSASGTLTLTPLYQNTAALDATASKALIAAGLSVTDELGQMVSEMMKEGMSIDKQSLLQMSRVLTDNPGADISTLVQMKNLNIPITEGNIQQFQNYQNYQHQVLNGANAIIDELPNAFSAMAQAGDKTGALDLYGSLMKLFAGGDQAQGTGISESIKAGANEASINSLINAEGGEDSAGKVAEGKVSAGDAANEDPLKTIKGDGTLTNKAQASADGMILGKDGLMPASDDGKEVSGQLIAGSNTQAAAGAGNALGIGAKMDLAQFVSALKSAGVSEDALNELIKAGSGDQAALLRQLSELYDKTIHNSAGADRAWGRLFSSDTFNELLKNNIASSWTIRPDDVSDKDNVRNLYERLNSQVKQLTTLLQGHVGENSSVFQSSQNLSQNIDFMNQLNQMYAYVQLPLKMSGNDAHGDLYVYSNKKHMASDDGSVSALLHLDMNNLGPLDVYVRMTDMKVSTNFYMADESCIDLIMEHIDELTARLNKRGYQMSYQVLPSEDLKSENRAVDALLQADDKMTTISSTSFDARA; from the coding sequence ATGCCAGGTAGCCTTACCGTAGGGCCGGGTGGTCAGATTCAAGGATCGCCGCAGGTTAGCAGAACTTCAGAGATTGCAGTCATATCTAAAGGGCAGGAACAACTGCGCTCTTTGTCTGCCGGAGATTCGCTTAGCGGTAAGGTTGTGTCTGTCATGAAAGGTCTTGATGGCTCAAGGACAGCTCAGATAGACCTTGGGAATAATACACTAGTTGATGCCAAGCTTCAAAATGGCATGCAATTATCTACCGGTCAGGTAGTCTCTTTTTCTGTAAAAAGCTCCGCTTCAGGAACTCTTACACTTACTCCTTTATATCAGAATACAGCCGCGCTCGATGCAACGGCATCTAAAGCCTTGATCGCTGCAGGCTTGTCTGTAACAGATGAGCTGGGACAGATGGTCTCTGAGATGATGAAAGAAGGCATGAGTATTGATAAACAGAGCCTTCTTCAGATGAGCCGTGTCCTTACGGATAATCCCGGAGCTGATATCAGTACTCTTGTACAGATGAAGAATCTTAACATTCCGATCACCGAGGGTAATATACAGCAGTTTCAGAATTATCAGAATTATCAGCATCAGGTTTTAAATGGGGCAAATGCTATCATAGATGAACTTCCAAACGCTTTTAGTGCTATGGCTCAGGCGGGTGATAAGACTGGAGCTCTTGACCTGTACGGAAGTCTTATGAAGCTCTTTGCAGGCGGAGATCAAGCGCAAGGAACAGGTATTAGTGAAAGTATCAAAGCAGGTGCTAACGAAGCTTCTATTAACAGTCTTATAAACGCCGAAGGAGGGGAAGATAGCGCAGGAAAAGTTGCTGAAGGAAAGGTTTCTGCAGGAGATGCTGCTAACGAGGATCCCCTTAAGACTATAAAAGGAGATGGTACTCTTACAAATAAGGCACAGGCAAGTGCTGATGGCATGATCCTTGGCAAGGACGGCCTTATGCCTGCTTCGGATGATGGCAAGGAAGTATCAGGACAGCTTATAGCTGGTTCTAACACACAAGCGGCTGCCGGAGCAGGTAATGCACTAGGTATCGGCGCTAAGATGGACCTTGCACAGTTTGTATCAGCCTTAAAGAGTGCAGGAGTTTCTGAAGATGCGCTTAATGAACTTATAAAGGCAGGTTCTGGCGATCAGGCAGCTCTTTTAAGACAGCTTTCAGAATTGTATGATAAAACAATTCATAACAGCGCGGGAGCTGACAGAGCTTGGGGCAGGCTTTTTTCCTCAGATACATTTAATGAACTGCTTAAGAATAATATCGCATCGTCATGGACTATAAGACCTGATGATGTCAGTGACAAGGATAATGTCAGAAACCTGTATGAAAGGTTGAATTCTCAGGTCAAGCAATTAACAACACTCCTTCAAGGACATGTAGGAGAAAATAGCAGCGTATTCCAAAGCTCTCAGAATCTGTCGCAGAATATCGACTTCATGAACCAGCTCAATCAGATGTATGCCTATGTACAGCTGCCTCTCAAGATGTCAGGTAACGACGCACATGGAGACCTGTATGTATATTCCAACAAAAAGCACATGGCATCAGACGATGGGAGCGTTAGTGCACTGCTTCATCTTGATATGAATAACTTAGGACCACTTGATGTATACGTCAGGATGACGGATATGAAGGTCAGCACCAATTTCTATATGGCTGATGAATCTTGTATAGATCTTATCATGGAACATATTGATGAGCTTACTGCAAGACTTAACAAAAGGGGCTACCAGATGAGCTATCAGGTACTTCCTTCAGAAGATCTAAAATCTGAGAACAGGGCAGTAGATGCCCTTCTTCAGGCTGATGATAAGATGACGACGATCTCTTCTACATCATTTGATGCAAGAGCATAA
- a CDS encoding ribonuclease HII, producing MESISQIRDYYKSLSINEFQAFIEKYSDDDRDGIRKLVETASKKVKALEAERERIEKMKEFEHRYEENGYVCGIDEVGRGPLAGPVCAGAVILPKDTEILYLNDSKKLSEKKREELYDIIMEKAVGAAVAFASPKRIDEINILQADYEAMAEAVGKLPVRPDILLLDAVHVPQLEQYKQVSIIKGDAKSVSIAAASIIAKVTRDRLMKELDEKYPQYGFASNKGYGSAAHIEALKKYGPCEIHRRSFIGNFISE from the coding sequence ATGGAATCAATATCACAGATCAGGGATTATTACAAATCTCTTAGTATAAACGAATTTCAAGCATTTATAGAAAAGTACTCAGATGACGATAGGGATGGCATAAGAAAGCTTGTAGAGACAGCCTCTAAGAAAGTAAAGGCTCTTGAAGCAGAGCGCGAGCGCATAGAGAAGATGAAAGAATTCGAGCACAGATATGAGGAGAATGGCTATGTGTGCGGAATTGATGAAGTGGGAAGAGGTCCACTGGCAGGCCCTGTGTGCGCAGGCGCAGTTATACTCCCAAAAGACACAGAGATTCTATATCTAAACGATTCTAAAAAGCTATCCGAAAAAAAGAGAGAAGAGTTATATGACATCATCATGGAAAAGGCTGTAGGCGCAGCTGTTGCTTTCGCTTCTCCTAAAAGGATCGATGAGATCAATATACTTCAGGCAGATTATGAAGCGATGGCTGAGGCTGTTGGTAAACTTCCGGTTCGTCCTGATATCCTTTTACTTGATGCTGTTCATGTACCTCAACTTGAACAGTACAAACAGGTATCCATAATCAAGGGTGATGCCAAGTCTGTATCTATTGCAGCAGCAAGTATCATAGCTAAGGTAACCAGAGACAGACTTATGAAAGAGCTTGACGAGAAGTATCCTCAGTACGGATTTGCATCCAATAAAGGATACGGAAGTGCAGCTCATATAGAAGCACTCAAAAAATATGGTCCTTGTGAGATTCACAGAAGATCATTTATAGGAAACTTCATTTCGGAGTGA
- the rplS gene encoding 50S ribosomal protein L19: MTIIEELEKEQLNANAPKFETGDTIKVYAKIVEGERTRTQVFEGTVKKIQGGSNRATFTVRKIAYGVGVEKTWPLHSPLVEKVEVVRKGKVRRAKLNYLVGLTGKKAKVKEAK, translated from the coding sequence ATGACAATTATTGAAGAACTCGAGAAAGAGCAGCTGAACGCTAACGCACCTAAGTTCGAAACTGGTGATACTATTAAGGTATACGCTAAGATCGTTGAGGGTGAGCGTACAAGAACACAGGTTTTCGAAGGAACTGTTAAGAAGATCCAGGGTGGTTCAAACCGTGCTACATTCACAGTTCGTAAGATCGCTTACGGCGTAGGCGTTGAGAAGACATGGCCTCTTCATTCTCCACTTGTTGAGAAGGTTGAAGTTGTTCGTAAGGGTAAGGTAAGACGTGCTAAGCTGAACTACCTTGTTGGACTTACAGGCAAAAAGGCTAAGGTTAAAGAAGCTAAATAA
- a CDS encoding EscU/YscU/HrcU family type III secretion system export apparatus switch protein, protein MAEASDKQKKKTAVALGYDPNEDNAPKVIASGKGLVAEKIIEQAKENNIPLHTDSGLADTLSHLDIGEAIPPELYEVVAEILVFVDAMDKIRAKDKTHNPLL, encoded by the coding sequence ATGGCAGAAGCAAGTGATAAGCAAAAAAAGAAAACCGCTGTAGCTCTTGGCTACGATCCAAACGAGGACAATGCGCCTAAAGTCATCGCTTCAGGTAAGGGACTTGTTGCTGAGAAGATCATAGAACAGGCCAAGGAGAACAACATCCCCTTACATACAGATTCAGGACTTGCTGATACTCTGTCACACCTTGACATAGGGGAAGCGATACCGCCGGAGCTGTATGAAGTTGTTGCTGAGATCCTTGTATTTGTAGATGCTATGGACAAGATAAGAGCCAAGGACAAGACGCACAATCCGCTTTTATAG
- the ylqF gene encoding ribosome biogenesis GTPase YlqF yields MNYQWYPGHMTKAVRMMKENIGLVDMIVEITDARIPVSSRNPDIDELGKGKQRLIILNKADLSDPEKNAQWVEYYRSQGYMASLLDSRTSKDMGKIKKLMEETCADKIARDKARGIVNRPIRAMVAGIPNVGKSTFINHLTGKAAAKTGNKPGVTKGKQWIMLGKTLQLLDTPGILWPKFEDQTVGAHLAMIGSMNDDNIDSGELAIDLIKELESDYSDVVFKTYNITDDDVESAIEEEHLMTSYSGMLCAVAKSRNLLLPGARPDYMRAANLILDDFRAGRLGRITLENAPM; encoded by the coding sequence ATGAATTATCAGTGGTATCCGGGTCATATGACCAAAGCAGTCAGAATGATGAAAGAAAATATAGGTCTTGTAGATATGATCGTTGAGATCACAGATGCAAGGATACCTGTATCCAGTCGTAATCCTGACATAGATGAACTTGGCAAAGGAAAGCAAAGACTTATAATCCTTAATAAGGCGGATCTATCAGATCCTGAGAAGAATGCTCAGTGGGTAGAATATTACAGATCTCAGGGATATATGGCGTCTCTTCTTGACTCACGTACATCCAAAGATATGGGTAAGATCAAGAAACTTATGGAAGAAACCTGTGCTGACAAGATAGCAAGGGATAAGGCAAGAGGCATCGTCAACCGCCCTATCAGAGCTATGGTAGCAGGCATTCCTAATGTTGGTAAGTCAACATTTATAAACCATCTTACAGGTAAGGCTGCAGCTAAGACCGGCAATAAGCCGGGAGTTACCAAAGGAAAGCAGTGGATCATGCTTGGCAAGACTCTTCAGCTTCTGGATACTCCCGGAATCCTTTGGCCCAAGTTTGAAGATCAGACAGTTGGCGCGCATCTTGCTATGATTGGCTCAATGAACGATGATAATATCGACAGCGGAGAACTTGCCATAGATCTTATAAAGGAGCTTGAAAGCGACTATTCTGATGTTGTATTCAAGACTTATAATATAACTGATGACGATGTGGAGAGTGCAATAGAAGAAGAGCACCTTATGACTTCATATTCAGGAATGCTCTGCGCTGTTGCCAAGTCTAGAAATCTACTTCTTCCCGGTGCAAGACCTGACTATATGCGTGCTGCTAATCTTATACTGGATGATTTCCGAGCAGGAAGACTTGGCCGTATTACTTTAGAAAATGCTCCTATGTAG
- the lepB gene encoding signal peptidase I, producing the protein MAFRRRRKNEFHLVYDNNKKKITPQIIREVLSWVFYTVVAIVIAAMLVYGFGKNVELVGDSMEPSLYSGQEVLINKVSMYLTGPGRGDIIAFLPNGNTNSHYYVKRVVAMPGETVQIIDGALYINGTEQVGDSDAYDKMEEAGIAASPIKLGSDEYFVLGDNRNSSEDSRSANIGIVKESWILGTAWYVYGGEQGTSGFIGNDYED; encoded by the coding sequence ATGGCATTCAGGCGAAGAAGGAAGAATGAATTTCATCTTGTATATGACAACAATAAGAAAAAGATAACACCCCAGATCATACGAGAGGTTCTGTCATGGGTGTTTTATACAGTGGTTGCCATAGTTATAGCTGCTATGCTTGTATATGGTTTTGGCAAGAATGTTGAGCTTGTCGGAGATTCTATGGAGCCTAGCCTTTATTCCGGACAGGAAGTCCTTATTAATAAAGTTTCAATGTATCTTACAGGTCCCGGCAGAGGCGATATCATAGCTTTTCTTCCCAATGGCAATACCAATTCTCATTATTATGTCAAAAGAGTTGTGGCGATGCCCGGTGAGACAGTTCAGATCATAGATGGAGCTTTGTATATAAATGGAACTGAGCAGGTGGGCGATTCGGATGCCTATGACAAGATGGAAGAAGCAGGAATAGCAGCAAGCCCTATAAAGCTTGGCTCAGATGAATATTTTGTTCTTGGTGATAATAGGAATAGCTCGGAAGACAGCCGAAGTGCCAATATCGGAATTGTAAAAGAGAGCTGGATCCTTGGCACTGCCTGGTATGTATATGGCGGAGAGCAGGGCACTTCAGGTTTTATTGGCAATGATTATGAAGATTAA
- the trmD gene encoding tRNA (guanosine(37)-N1)-methyltransferase TrmD → MRLTMDFHVMTLFPEMVSQGLSTSILGRAMEKNLISLECINIRDYSADQKHHKVDDYTYGGGAGMLMQAQPVYDCYKSLESRIDPQHTKRVIYVTPQGSVFNQQMAMEFAKSDDLIFLCGHYEGIDERVLEEIVTDYVSIGDYVLTGGELPAMVMIDTISRLVPGVLNNDISAETESFTDGLLEYPQYSRPEEWMGKKVPPILLSGDHKKVDEWRLMMSLERTKERRPELYEAWMAAHPPKPPKRRRKRRKNTTAVDGTADTTIDGIKDNNADNVEVVQNSGNTNFEDVSSNDLGK, encoded by the coding sequence ATGAGGTTAACTATGGATTTCCATGTTATGACTCTTTTTCCGGAGATGGTATCACAAGGCCTTTCTACAAGTATACTTGGAAGGGCTATGGAAAAGAATCTTATATCTCTTGAATGTATCAACATAAGAGACTATTCTGCAGATCAAAAGCATCACAAGGTTGATGATTATACATATGGCGGAGGCGCAGGTATGTTAATGCAGGCACAGCCTGTATATGATTGCTACAAGAGCCTCGAAAGTCGCATAGATCCCCAGCACACCAAAAGAGTAATATATGTAACACCACAGGGAAGCGTCTTCAATCAGCAGATGGCTATGGAATTTGCCAAAAGCGATGATCTTATTTTCCTATGTGGTCATTATGAAGGGATTGATGAAAGGGTTCTTGAAGAGATAGTTACAGACTATGTATCTATCGGAGATTATGTTCTTACCGGCGGTGAACTTCCGGCTATGGTCATGATCGATACTATATCAAGACTCGTCCCGGGGGTTCTGAACAATGATATCTCGGCTGAGACAGAATCTTTTACAGATGGGCTTCTGGAATATCCCCAGTATTCAAGACCTGAAGAATGGATGGGTAAGAAAGTTCCGCCGATCTTGCTCTCAGGAGATCATAAGAAGGTAGATGAGTGGCGACTTATGATGTCCCTTGAAAGGACCAAAGAAAGACGTCCCGAGCTATATGAAGCCTGGATGGCTGCGCATCCACCTAAGCCGCCTAAAAGGCGCAGAAAGCGCAGAAAAAATACTACAGCAGTGGATGGCACTGCGGATACTACAATAGATGGCATTAAGGATAATAATGCTGATAATGTGGAAGTTGTTCAGAATTCCGGTAATACGAATTTTGAAGATGTAAGTAGCAATGATCTAGGCAAATAA
- a CDS encoding threonine aldolase family protein: protein MLKFVNDYCEGAHQEILNNLQKTNLEKITGYGLDVYSGSARNKIRAACGKPDAEVYFLVGGTQTNETVISSVLKQYQGVLAADTGHINTHEAGAIEHGGHKVLTLEQKNGKISAKSIWEYEDKFQSDLNNEHEVAPGMVYISQPTEYGTLYSLAELKEIRRACDEIGLVLYIDGARLGYALSCDENDASLKDIADIADVFTIGGTKCGAMLGEAVVFTKPGLVPHFYTITKIHGAMLAKGWIIGLSFDTLFTDDLYIKICRNANETAAKIREALFTNGYDIYIDSPTNQIFPVVTPEKAAELSENVEYGFMETLDDGRQVIRFCTSWATTMEDVDKLIEIL from the coding sequence ATGCTCAAATTTGTTAACGACTACTGTGAAGGAGCTCATCAGGAGATCCTTAATAACCTTCAGAAAACCAATCTCGAGAAGATCACAGGCTACGGCCTAGATGTATATTCGGGAAGTGCCAGGAACAAGATCCGCGCTGCATGCGGTAAGCCTGATGCAGAAGTTTACTTCCTTGTGGGAGGAACTCAGACCAATGAGACAGTTATATCATCTGTATTAAAACAATACCAGGGTGTACTTGCTGCAGATACCGGTCATATAAATACTCACGAAGCCGGTGCTATAGAGCATGGCGGACACAAAGTTCTGACTCTTGAGCAAAAGAATGGCAAGATCAGCGCAAAGAGTATCTGGGAATATGAAGATAAGTTCCAGTCGGATCTTAACAATGAGCATGAAGTTGCTCCCGGAATGGTATATATCTCACAGCCTACAGAGTATGGAACACTTTATTCACTTGCTGAGCTCAAAGAGATAAGACGAGCCTGTGATGAGATAGGTCTTGTGCTTTATATAGACGGAGCAAGGCTTGGCTACGCTCTTTCATGCGATGAGAATGATGCATCTTTGAAAGATATAGCTGATATAGCTGATGTATTTACTATAGGCGGAACCAAGTGCGGAGCTATGCTGGGTGAAGCTGTGGTATTTACAAAGCCGGGACTTGTACCACATTTTTATACCATAACCAAGATCCACGGAGCTATGCTGGCTAAAGGCTGGATCATCGGACTTTCGTTCGATACTCTTTTTACAGATGATCTGTATATTAAGATCTGCAGAAATGCTAACGAGACAGCTGCAAAGATCCGTGAAGCACTATTTACTAACGGATATGATATCTATATTGACTCGCCTACAAACCAGATATTCCCGGTTGTAACTCCTGAGAAAGCAGCTGAGCTTTCTGAAAACGTAGAATACGGCTTTATGGAGACTCTGGATGATGGAAGACAGGTTATAAGATTCTGCACAAGCTGGGCTACGACCATGGAAGATGTTGACAAACTTATTGAGATTCTGTGA